From a region of the Nyctibius grandis isolate bNycGra1 chromosome 10, bNycGra1.pri, whole genome shotgun sequence genome:
- the EDEM1 gene encoding ER degradation-enhancing alpha-mannosidase-like protein 1: protein MRWRSVVLGLLLLRLGLQALLALLPALAPGLCLRRRFPFPFPPPPGAAAGPGSSHWGSLLRRGGGGGGGAAAGGDEYERRYSGAFPPQLRARLRDAARGMFVFGYDSYMRHAFPRDELDPLHCGGRGPDRHDPSNLNINDVLGNYSLTLIDALDTLAVMGNSSEFQKAVKLVIDTVSFDKDSTVQVFEATIRVLGSLLSAHIIITDAKQPFGDMTIKDYDNELLHMAHDLAVRLLPAFENTKTGIPYPRVNLKKGVPPDSNNETCTAGAGSLLVEFGILSRLLGDSTFEWVARRAVKALWSLRSNNTGLLGNVVNIQTGHWVGKQSGLGAGLDSFYEYLLKSYILFGEKEDLEMFNDAYRNIQNHLRRGREACNEGEGDPPLYVNVNMFTGQLMNTWIDSLQAFFPGLQVLIGDVEDAICLHAFYYAIWKRYGALPERYNWQLQAPDVPFYPLRPELVESTYLLYQATKNPFYLHVGMDILQSLEKYTKAKCGYATLHHVVEKTKEDRMESFFLSETCKYLYLLFDEENPLHKSGNKYMFTTEGHIVSVDERFRNSLWEDILPGEEESAEKIKPNELKAVNFTSNCNRVPEERRYLLPLKSNYMRQIDRMVGLI, encoded by the exons ATGCGATGGCGGTCggtggtgctggggctgctgctgctgaggctggggctgcaggcgCTGCTGGCGCTGCTGCCCGCGCTGGCGCCCGGCCTCTGCCTGCGCCGCCGCTTCCCGTTCCCCTTCCCGCCGCCAccgggcgccgccgccggccccggctccTCGCACTGGGGCTCGCTGCTgcggcggggcggtggcggcggcggcggggcggcggcggggggcgatGAGTACGAGCGGCGGTACAGCGGCGCCTTCCCGCCGCAGCTGCGGGCCCGCCTGCGCGACGCCGCCCGCGGCATGTTCGTCTTCGGCTACGACAGCTACATGCGGCACGCCTTCCCCCGGGACGAGCTCGACCCGCTCCACtgcggcggccgcggccccgaCCGCCACGACCC CTCCAACCTCAACATCAACGACGTGCTGGGAAACTACTCGCTGACGCTGATCGACGCGCTGGACACGCTGGCC GTAATGGGAAACTCCTCAGAATTCCAGAAAGCAGTGAAGCTGGTGATTGACACGGTTTCATTTGATAAAGACTCAACAGTCCAAGTTTTTGAGGCAACAATCAG GGTTTTGGGAAGCCTGCTTTCTGCCCACATAATAATTACAGATGCCAAACAGCCTTTTGGTGATATGACCATTAAGGATTATGACAATGAGCTGTTGCATATGGCTCATGACCTAGCAGTGAGACTACTGCCAGCCTTTGAGAACACCAAAACTGGAATTCCATATCCTCGG GTCAATCTGAAGAAGGGGGTGCCTCCAGACAGCAACAATGAAACTTGCACTGCAGGAGCTGGTTCCTTGCTGGTGGAGTTTGGGATCCTTAGCAGGCTGCTCGGCGATTCCACCTTTGAGTGGGTGGCCAGGCGAGCTGTCAAAGCCCTCTGGAGTCTCAGAAGCAATAACACCGGACTGCTAG GAAATGTTGTGAATATTCAAACTGGCCACTGGGTTGGAAAGCAAAGTGGATTGGGAGCAGGGTTGGATTCATTCTATGAATACCTTCTGAAGTCTTACATCCtctttggagaaaaggaagacttgGAGATGTTCAATGATGCTTATCGGAACATTCAGAACCACTTAAGAAGAGG TCGAGAAGCTTGCAATGAAGGTGAAGGTGACCCTCCGTTGTACGTTAATGTAAACATGTTCACGGGACAGCTGATGAACACGTGGATTGACTCTTTGCAAGCCTTTTTTCCTGGACTACAG GTGTTGATAGGAGACGTGGAAGATGCTATTTGTCTCCATGCTTTTTATTATGCCATATGGAAACGATACGGAGCTCTCCCAGAAAGATACAACTGGCAACTGCAAGCACCAGATGTTCCCTTTTACCCACTGAGGCCAGAGTTAGTGGAGTCCACATATCTTCTTTATCAG GCCACAAAGAACCCATTTTACCTCCATGTGGGAATGGATATTCTGCAGAGTTtggaaaaatatacaaaagCAAA GTGTGGCTATGCTACATTGCACCACGTCGTGGAGAAGACAAAGGAAGATAGAATGGAGAGCTTTTTTCTCAGTGAAACGTGTAAATATTTGTACCTG TTGTTTGATGAAGAGAATCCACTGCATAAATCTGGAAATAAGTATATGTTTACTACTGAGGGGCATATCGTGTCTGTGGATGAACGTTTTCGTAACTCGCTGTGGGAAGACATcctccctggagaagaggagagcgCAGAGAAGATTAAGCCTAACGAATTAAAGGCAGTCAACTTCACTTCTAAT TGTAACAGAGTTCCTGAGGAGAGGAGATACTTACTGCCCTTGAAGAGTAACTACATGAGGCAGATTGATCGGATGGTGGGCTTGATCTGA